The following is a genomic window from Micrococcus cohnii.
ACCGTGACGAACGCGTCCTCGGCCACCGTGTTCACCACCGCGCCCACGACCATGACGCCCACGACGACCAGCAGCGACGCCCAGGGGACGCCGCGTGAGCTCACGCGCGTGAACACGCGCGGCGCCTGCCCGTCCTGGGCGAGGGAGTAGAGCAGCCGCCCCATCGAGTAGGTGCAGCCGTTGACGGCGGAGACGGCGGCCGTGAGGACCACGAAGTTCAGCAGGTGGGCGGCGAAGGGCACGCCCAGCTGGCCGAAGATCTGCACGAAGGGCGAGGAGTCGAGCTCGATCCGGTCCCACGGCACCAGCGACATGGTCACGGCCAATGTGCCCACGTAGAACAGCAGGATGCGCACGGGAACCGAGTTGATCGCCTTCGGGATCGCCCCCGAGGGGTCCTTGGCCTCGCCGGCGGTGATGCCGATCGTCTCGATGCCGCCGAAGGAGAACACGACGATCGACAGGGCCGCGAGCATGCCGGCCGCCCCGGTCGGGAACAGGCCGCCGTGCGCCACAAGATTCTGCGGCCCGGTCGGAGCGCCGGGCTCGTAGCTCACGCCCATGAGCATCAGCGCGATGCCACCGCCGATCATCGCCAGCACCGCGACGACCTTGACGATCGAGAGCCAGAACTCGAGCTCGCCGTAGCGGCCGACGCGGGCGATGTTGATGCCCGCGATGAAGCAGATGACCGCCGCGATCCACACCCAAGCGGGGGTGCCGGGATACCAGAACTGCATGTAGAGAGCCGCCGCGGTGATGTCCGCGATGATGACGATCGCCAGCTCGAACACGAACGACCAGCCCGTCAGGAAGCCGGCGAACGGGCCCAGGTAGCGGAATGCGTAGGCCGAGAACGAGCCGGAGACCGGCTCGCGCACGGCCATCTCGCCCAGGGCGCGCATCACGAAGAACACGGCGGCGCCCGCGGCGAGGTAGGCCAACAGCACGCCCGGGCCGGCCGCCGTGATGGCGGCGGAGGAGCCCAGGAACAGGCCCGTGCCGATCGCTGAGCCCAGCGCGATGAAGATGATGTGCCGGGTGCTCAGCTCCCGCTGCAGGCCCGGGCCGTGGGCGTCACCGGTCGTGCGGGCCGCCTCGGAGGCGGCGGTGCGCGAGCCGCTCATGCGTCCGGGCCCAGCAGGAACCAGCCGGCCGTGTCGGCGGCCAGGGCGCCGTCGACGAGGGCCTCGGACGCCTCGACCGAGAGCACGGTGCGCTCGACGCCCTCGGGCGGTGCGACCGGGTCCGGGCCCAGATTGGCCATGACGAGCACGGTGCGCTCGGCGCCGGATCCACCCGCACCGTCGGGACGGGCACCGTCGACGGTCACGGTGAACGCGAGCACGCCGTTCTCGGGGGCGTGCTGCTCGGCCCAGGCGAACCGGCCGCCGCCCATGCCCAGCTCGCCGCGGATGCCCAGCAGCGTCCGATACAGCTCGAACGTCGATCCGGGCACATCCACCTGGCGGTCCGCCGCGTACCGGGTGTAGGACTCCGGGGCGGGCAGCCACGGGGTGCCGGGCTCGCCGTCGGCCGCCGTGTTGTTCACCGCGAAGCCCAGGCCCGGGGCCTGCGAGTCCCACGGCATCGGGATGCGGCAGCCGTCGCGGCCGGGCTCCTCCCCGTTCGTGCGGAAGAAGTACGGGTCCGTGCGGTGCTCGTCGGCCAGCGTCGTGTGCTCGGGCAGGGCCAACTCGTCACCCTGGTAGATGTACGCCGAGCCCGGCAGAGCCAGCTCGAGCATCGCGGAGGCGCGGGCGCGGCGCAGACCGATGGCCTCGTCGGGCTGCTCGTCGTGCGCCTGGATGCCGGCCGGGTAGCTCGACGGGTCCGCCAGGCCGTAGCGGGAGGCGTGGCGGACCGTGTCGTGGTTGGAGAGCACCCACGTGTTCGGGGCTCCCACGCGGCCGGCGTGCTCGTAGGAACGCTCGATCGCGCTCGCCAGCGACGGCGCGTTCCACCCGGCCATCAGGTAGGTGAAGTTGAACGTCTGGTGCATCTCGTCCGGGCGGACGTAGCGGAACATGCGGGACAGGGGCGCGACCCAGGCCTCGGCGACCATCATCGGCTCGTGGTCGTAGGAGTCGAGCAGACGGCGCCAGGCCCGGTAGATCTCGTGCACCCCGTCCTGGTCGATGAACGGCATCTCCGGCTCGAATGTGTCCGGGTCGAAGTCCGGGTCCTCGTCCTGGCCGGCGTCGGTGACCATGCCCATGCGGGTGACCTCGGCGTCCGGCAGGCCCTGCTTCTTGACCATGCCGTGGGCGACGTCGATGCGGAATCCGTCCACGCCACGGTCCAGCCAGAAGCGCAGGACGGACTCGAACTCGTCGTGGACCTCGGGGTTCTCCCAGTTCAGATCCGGCTGCGTCGAGTCGAACAGGTGCAGGTACCACTGGCCGTCGGTGCCGTCGGGCTCGACCACGCGGGTCCAGGCGCGCCCGCCGAACGTCGACTCCCAGTTGTTCGGGGGCAGTTCACCGTGCTCGCCGCGGCCGTCACGGAAGTGGTAGCGGGCGCGCTCGGGCGAGCCGGGGGCGGCCTTGAGGGCCTCCTGGAACCAGGCGTGCTCCGAGGAGGTGTGGTTGGGGACCATGTCCACGATCACGCGGATCCCGGCCTCGTGGGCGGTGGCGATCAGCTCGTCGGCGTCCTCGAGGGTGCCGAAGCGCGGGTCGATCCGCCGGTAGTCCGAGACGTCGTAGCCGGCGTCGTTCTGCGGGGACGCGTAGAAGGGGGAGAGCCAGATCGCGTCGACGCCGAGGCGCCGCAGGTAGGGGATGCGGGCGGTGACGCCGGGCAAATCGCCCATGCCGTCGCCGTCGCCGTCGGCGAAGCTGCGCGGATACACCTGGTAGATCACCGCGTCGGCCCACCAAGGGGTGCTCGGGCGGTTGCGGGCCTCCGACGGGGGAGTGCTCGGGCGGCCGGTCGGGGCGTCAGCCGAGGTGGTGGCGGCTGCGGCGGCGTCGGTGGGGCGCGAGGCGGAGCGCGGAGAAGTCATGGGGACAAGCCTACGGCGGGGCGCTGGCGGGTGAGGCGGAGCCGGGACGCGTGCTGACATGTGAGATGCGCCGGGGCGCCGCGCGCTCGCCCGGTCAGCCTCGGGAGACCTCCGGCAGACGCAGGCCCAGCACGACGCCGAGCGTGCCGAGCCCGGCGAGGAGCAGCAGCGCCCACACGACGTCGACGGCCGCGACGGCGGCGCTCGCCCCGCCGACGAGCAGCAGGACGACGCCCATCGTCGTGTTGGACACGGCCGTGTACACGGTGCGGCGGTCGCCGGAGGCCATGTCCACGAGGTAGGTCTTCCGGCCCACGCGCACACCGGTGTGGATCAGGGTCAGCAGGAAGTACGCGCTCACGAGCGCGAGTGCGCCCGGCCCGGAGGCGCCGTCGACGCCCGCCAAGCGGGTGAGGACGACGACCGCGACGATCACGGCGGACGCGGAGGCCGCCCCGAGCGCCATGAGCCGACGGGACGAACGGTCCGCGAGGCGCCCGAACATGCGGCCGCCGAGCAGCGCCGCGATGCCGGAGGCCAGCACGTAGCCGCCCAGGCCGGAGAGCCCGTCGGCGCCGGCCTGCAGGCTGAGCGTCACGATGAACGGCGGGCTGAGCGAGGAGACGAGCAGCAGGGATCGGACGGTGACGAAGTGCCGGAACCCGCGGTCGTCGCGCAGCAGCGCCCACGAGCGGGCGAGGGCCCCGGGGGAGTCGGCGTCGGCCTCACCGGCCTCGTCCGGGGTGTCGTCGGGCTCGCGGACCTGCGCGGACAACACCGCGGAGGCGGTCCAGGCGAGGGCACCGGCGGCGAGCAGCCAGGCGAGCGTCCCGGCGTCGAGGCGATCGTCGCCGAGCAGGCGGATCCCGACGCCGAGGGTGACGGCCACCAGCCCGGCCGCCATCGTGGCCAGGCCGGTGATCTGGCCGCGCTCGCCCTTGGGGATGGTGCGGCCCTGCACGTCCTTCGAGGCGATGGAGCACAGGCATCGGCCCAGCGAGAACACGGCGAGGGCGGTCAGGATCGTCACTCCGGCGGCAAGCCCGTGCCCGAGGGTCGCGACGCCGGTCATGACCGCGACGCACGCGGCCTGCACGAGCGCGCCGGCCGCGAACACGAGGCTGCGGCGGCGGGCCCGCACGACGAGCGGGGTGAGGAACGCCTGCGGGAGCATCGAGCCGGACTCGCGGATCGGCACGAGCAGTCCGACCAGGGCGGGCGGCACCCCGAGGGCCGCGAACAGCCAGGGCAGCACGGTGGAGGCGTTCACGGTCTGGTCGCCGGCGGACTGCAGGCCCTGAGCGCCGACGAGGCGCAGCCCGTTCGCGGGCAGATCGGCGCGGACCTGCGGCGACAGGCCCTGCTCGGAGGCGCGGTCCCGCTTCACGACGGCGGAGTACAGCGTGTCGGCGATGCTCACCCGACCACGGTAGTCCCGGCGCGGCGGGTCTTCGTGCACAGGGTGGGACGGTGAGGCTGGGTGCGGACCCCCAGAATGGAGGGATGAAGAACTTCGACGACCCCGTGCTCGATGCCATGGCGTCCCGCCGATCCGTGTCCAAGGTGGGGCCGCGCACGCCCTCCGACGAGGAGCTGGCGCAGTTGCTGGCTGCCGTGACCCCCGTGGCGGACCACAAGGCGCTGCGTCCCTGGCGGCTGGTGCTGCTGCGCGGCGAAGACCGGCGGGTGCTCGGCGAGGCGCTCGACGCGGCGGCCGGGGTTGAGCGAGGGCCCGGGGAGATGAACCCGAAGCCGTGCCGCGCGGAGCTGCTGATCGCCGTGGTGGCGCGGGGGATTGAGCACGAGAAGGTGCCGGTGTGGGAGCAGCACGCCACGGCGGCTGGCGCCGCGCACCTGCTGGAGCTGGCCCTGTGGCAGGCGGGCTGGGGCGTCATGTGGCGCTCGGGCATGCACGCGAACGCCCCGCAGGTGCGGGCAGCGCACGGGGTCCGGGACGACGAGCTGCTGATGGGGTGGCTGTACGTCGGCGACGTTGACCCGGCCCTGCGCGAGCGGATGGGGGCCTCGAGCAAGCCGCCACTGGATCCGGCGCCGTTCCTCGGGCGGTTCCCGCGGTCCTGACGGCATCTGGCGGGGTGGCGGGGCGCACGAGCCCGGTCGGCCCGGAAATGGCGGTTGCCCACTGACTGTGTGTCGATACACTGGGTGTATTGATACAGAGTGGTCGCGAGTCGCCTCGACGGCCGCACCGGATGTTGGAGGGACACCATGAGCGACATCGTCACCTGGGCGATCATCGGCGCGGGCATCGTGCTGGCCAGCAACGACGGCGGGTTCACGAGCTCCGGTTGTGTCGCAGCGCAGGAGAAGTTCCTGCACAAGCAGGGCCTGCCCGTCACCCCTCGTGTGCGGGGCGTGGTCCGTCAGCGGCTGGAGTCTCGAGGCAGCGCCGCGCAGAAGTTGGGCGGTGCGGGGCTCGTGGCCGGACTGGGGGCGGCGAGCGTCGCTCAGATGCTAGGGCATGGCAATCTGACAGTGTTCCTCATGCTCGCGTGCCTGACGGTCGGGCTCTCTGCCGGGACCGTCATCGGGAGCGAACGCCTGGCGGCGGACCCCGATCCTCAGGGGCCGCGGGTGGCGCGGACTCGCGAGGTCACCGTGGCGGACTACCTCACGCGAGCCGAGAGGGCCGCCGTGTGGGTCTCCGCCGGGTGCGTCGTCGTGTCGGCCGGGATCGCGGCGGTTGTGGGCTCGCTGTCACCGGCGGCTCCGGAGGTCCTCGCCTTCGTGGGGCTGTGTGTCCTCGCCGTCGTCTCTCTCGGTGCGATGACCGGGTGCGCCGTCGCAGCGTGTCGAGTGGTGCGCAGGCCGCAGCGGGCGGCGTCGGACCTCCACCTGGCCTGGGACGACGCGATACGCACCGGCGCCGTCCGTGAGCTGAACGACCTGGCCGTGATCATCGCCCTCGTCGCTGTGCTGGCTCTGCATCTCACGGCCGCCGAGTGGGTGATGGCTCCGGAGGTCCGGGTGCAGGGAATGGACCTCACGGCGATCCTCGGTGCGACGGCGGGTATCGCCGGGTTGGTGTGCTGGATTCTGACGGCCGCCGTCTGGCTTCCCGGGCGGCTGACCGACAATCCGTCCCGCGCGAACCTGTGGGCGGGGCGCGACTTCACCACAGGGGACGACGGCACCGAGCCGGCGGAGGCCGCCCGTGCTGCGCGTTGATCCCGGGTCGCCGACGCCGCCGTTCGAGCAGGTGCGCGCACAGCTGGCGGAGCAGGTCCGCAGCGGTGAGCTCGACCCGGGCACGCGTCTGCCCGCGGTGCGGCGCCTCGCCGGGGACCTCGGTATCTCGCCCGGGACGGTCGCCCGCGCTTACCGGGAGCTGGAGCAGGCCGGGCTCGTGACGACGTCGCGTCGTGGTGGGACGGTCGTCGCGGACGACGCTCGGGCCGGTGTCGCCGGTCCGGCCGCCGACCTCGCGCGCGAGTCCGTGGCCCGGCTGCGGGGCATGGGCCTCGACGACGCCTCGATCCTGCAGGCCGTGCGCCGAGCGCTCGCCGAGGGATGAGGTCGGCGCCCCAGCGCCCCTCACCCCCTGGCTGCGTGGTCACTTTCTGCCGGAATTCCGCCGAAACAGCGGCAGAAAATGACCACGCAACCGGGAAGAGGCGGGAGCGGGAGGCCGGCCTGCTCTGCGCTGGTCGTCAGCTCGCCCGGGCCCGCATCCCGACCTCGCCCCAGCGGCGGTGCAGCCGGTCCAGGGCGACGGCCGCGGTCGCGTCGTCGCCGGTGTCGAGGCTGTCGACGAGGGTCCACACGTCGAACGGGGTCTCATCCGGCCACACCCAGCGGGTCAGCCGCCCATAGTCGACCTCGAGGATCGCGTCCCGCCCGAAGCCCTGCAGCCACCCCACCAGCTCGGTGACCTCCTGCGCGAGGTCTGAGCCCGCCGCCGTCTCGGCGAGGATCTTTTCCGCCTTCCACAGCTGCGCCAGCGCCGAGGGCAGAGGCACCGTGCGCCGGGCGGACTCGCCGTCAGCGACCGGCCCCGGCTGCTCCTCCGGGTCGAACAACAGCGCCCATGAGTGCGGAAGGCTCCACGAGGACGCCCGCGTGCGCAGGCGCTCGCCCGCCGCACCATCCGCGACGACCGACGCCTCACCGACACCGCGGGCGCGCTCGTTCCGGGCGATCGCGTCGGCGGGCACGAGCGCGTCGAACACCTCCGGCTCGAGCAGCTCCTTCAGCTCGAGTGCCGCCCACGCGGCCCGGTCGGCCAGCTGGTCCGGGCAGAAGTGCGGCCCGCCGTCGTACCCGTGCAGCACGCGGATCAGGTCCGGCTGCCCGGTGGGCGGGAACGGGTCCGCCGAGCGGCGGGTCACCCGCTCGAGGGTGCGGGCGTCGGCCTGGCGGTCGAGGTCGTCTCGCTTGAGCGCCGCAGCCCAGGCCAGCCGGGTCTGCAGGCGCTCGCCGAACGCGTCTGCGGGCTCGAACACCCGCAGGTGCGCGACGGCGTCGAGGGTCATCTCAGCCGACCTCGACGACGACCGGCGCATGGTCTGAGGCGCCCTTGCCCTTGCGCTCCTCGCGGTCGATCCACGCGTCGGACACGGCATCAGCCAGGGCGGGCGAGCACAGCTGGAAGTCGATGCGCATGCCCTTCTTCTTGGGGAACGCGAGGCCCTTGTAGTCCCAGTACGTGTAGACGCCCGGGCCGGGCTGCCGGGGCCGCACGACGTCCACCAGCCCAGCCTCGGTGAACGCTCGGAACGCGGCCCGCTCCGGCTCGGAGACGTGGGTGAGGCCCTCGTCGAGGAAGAACTGCATGTCCCAGACGTCCTCGTCCTGCGGGGCCACGTTGAAGTCCCCGACGAGCGCCAGGTGTGTGTCCGGCCGCTCCGCGAGGCGCTGCGCCGTCAGCTCCCGGAGCTGCTCGAGCCAGCGCAGCTTGTAGTCCATGTGCTCGTCGTCGAGGGCGCGGCCGTTGGGCACGTACAGGCTCCACAGGCGCACCGGCTCGACGCCCTCGGCCTCCCCGCCGACGGTCGCACCGATCGCGCGGGCCTCCTCGTGGGGGTCCTTGCCGCCCTTGCCGAAGTGCGGCTGCCCCTCGAAGCCGCGCTGCACGTCCTCGAGGCCCACGCGCGAGGCGATCGCGACGCCGTTCCACTGCGAGAAGCCGTAGTGGGCGACCTCGTAGCCGGCGCGCTCGAACACCTCCCACGGGAAGTTCTCGTCCTTGCACTTGGTCTCCTGCACGGCCAGCACGTCGACGTCGTGGCGGTCGAGGAAGGCCTCGACGCGGTCGGCGCGGGCGCGCAGGGAGTTCACGTTCCAGGTGGCGATCTTCACCGGCTCAGCCTAACGAAGGTCGTGTACGGACCTCTCGGGTCCGTGCGAACGACGAGGACCAGCCGAGCGCGAACCGCAGGACGGCCCGGCGGGTCTCATGCTCCCGACGACTCACCGCCACCACGCCTCGCGCGGCCCCACCGGCGTCGTGCGCTTGTGGCGGGTGCGCAGCCAGATCGCCTCGATCTTCTCGGCCACCTCCGCGGGCACCTCGCGGCCCTCGAGGTAGTCGTCGATGTCGTCGTAGCGCAGGCCCAGCTCGTCCTCGTCGGTGCGGCCGGGCTGCCCGTCGAGCAGGTCGGCCGTCGGGACCTTCTGCCACAGGTGCTCGGGGGCGCCCAGGGAGCGCGCGACGTCCCGCACCTGCCGCTTGTTCAGCCCGGCCAGGGGCAGCACGTCCGCGCCGCCGTCGCCGAACTTCGTGAAGAACCCGGTGACGGACTCCGCCGCGTGGTCCGTGCCGATCACGAGCCGGCCGTGCTCGCCGGCCAGGGCGTACTGCGCGGTCATGCGCAGCCGGGCCTTCACATTGCCCTTGTTGACATCGCCGATCTGCCGGCCCGTGGCCTCCTCGAACGCGGCGGCCAGCCCGTCGGTGCCCTCGGCGATGTTCAGGGTCAGCTGCTCGTCGGCGCCGACGAACTGCATGGCCGCCGTCGCGTCCGCCTCGTCGGCCTGCGCCCGGTAGGGCAGGCGCACGGCCGTGAACAGGGGGTTCTCCCGGCTCGGCGACGGCGTCGTCTCCCGCGTCGGCCGCGGCATGTGCCCGGGGTCGATCGGTCCGCGGTGGCCCATCACGACGGCGTCGGTCAGGCCCGAGCGTGCGCGAACCCGCTCGACGGCCAGCTGCGCGAGGCGCCCAGCCGCG
Proteins encoded in this region:
- a CDS encoding amino acid permease; this encodes MSGSRTAASEAARTTGDAHGPGLQRELSTRHIIFIALGSAIGTGLFLGSSAAITAAGPGVLLAYLAAGAAVFFVMRALGEMAVREPVSGSFSAYAFRYLGPFAGFLTGWSFVFELAIVIIADITAAALYMQFWYPGTPAWVWIAAVICFIAGINIARVGRYGELEFWLSIVKVVAVLAMIGGGIALMLMGVSYEPGAPTGPQNLVAHGGLFPTGAAGMLAALSIVVFSFGGIETIGITAGEAKDPSGAIPKAINSVPVRILLFYVGTLAVTMSLVPWDRIELDSSPFVQIFGQLGVPFAAHLLNFVVLTAAVSAVNGCTYSMGRLLYSLAQDGQAPRVFTRVSSRGVPWASLLVVVGVMVVGAVVNTVAEDAFVTVAQIATFSVVWTWTMILLSHLGMRRAMTAAGERPGAFAMPGGTAATWATLAFVAFVVGVLAWLPESRQALAIGLVWVALLTLVWVVGARRHSLRHARTGRLPQP
- a CDS encoding glycoside hydrolase family 13 protein, producing the protein MTSPRSASRPTDAAAAATTSADAPTGRPSTPPSEARNRPSTPWWADAVIYQVYPRSFADGDGDGMGDLPGVTARIPYLRRLGVDAIWLSPFYASPQNDAGYDVSDYRRIDPRFGTLEDADELIATAHEAGIRVIVDMVPNHTSSEHAWFQEALKAAPGSPERARYHFRDGRGEHGELPPNNWESTFGGRAWTRVVEPDGTDGQWYLHLFDSTQPDLNWENPEVHDEFESVLRFWLDRGVDGFRIDVAHGMVKKQGLPDAEVTRMGMVTDAGQDEDPDFDPDTFEPEMPFIDQDGVHEIYRAWRRLLDSYDHEPMMVAEAWVAPLSRMFRYVRPDEMHQTFNFTYLMAGWNAPSLASAIERSYEHAGRVGAPNTWVLSNHDTVRHASRYGLADPSSYPAGIQAHDEQPDEAIGLRRARASAMLELALPGSAYIYQGDELALPEHTTLADEHRTDPYFFRTNGEEPGRDGCRIPMPWDSQAPGLGFAVNNTAADGEPGTPWLPAPESYTRYAADRQVDVPGSTFELYRTLLGIRGELGMGGGRFAWAEQHAPENGVLAFTVTVDGARPDGAGGSGAERTVLVMANLGPDPVAPPEGVERTVLSVEASEALVDGALAADTAGWFLLGPDA
- a CDS encoding MFS transporter; the encoded protein is MSIADTLYSAVVKRDRASEQGLSPQVRADLPANGLRLVGAQGLQSAGDQTVNASTVLPWLFAALGVPPALVGLLVPIRESGSMLPQAFLTPLVVRARRRSLVFAAGALVQAACVAVMTGVATLGHGLAAGVTILTALAVFSLGRCLCSIASKDVQGRTIPKGERGQITGLATMAAGLVAVTLGVGIRLLGDDRLDAGTLAWLLAAGALAWTASAVLSAQVREPDDTPDEAGEADADSPGALARSWALLRDDRGFRHFVTVRSLLLVSSLSPPFIVTLSLQAGADGLSGLGGYVLASGIAALLGGRMFGRLADRSSRRLMALGAASASAVIVAVVVLTRLAGVDGASGPGALALVSAYFLLTLIHTGVRVGRKTYLVDMASGDRRTVYTAVSNTTMGVVLLLVGGASAAVAAVDVVWALLLLAGLGTLGVVLGLRLPEVSRG
- a CDS encoding nitroreductase family protein, producing MKNFDDPVLDAMASRRSVSKVGPRTPSDEELAQLLAAVTPVADHKALRPWRLVLLRGEDRRVLGEALDAAAGVERGPGEMNPKPCRAELLIAVVARGIEHEKVPVWEQHATAAGAAHLLELALWQAGWGVMWRSGMHANAPQVRAAHGVRDDELLMGWLYVGDVDPALRERMGASSKPPLDPAPFLGRFPRS
- a CDS encoding GntR family transcriptional regulator, with product MLRVDPGSPTPPFEQVRAQLAEQVRSGELDPGTRLPAVRRLAGDLGISPGTVARAYRELEQAGLVTTSRRGGTVVADDARAGVAGPAADLARESVARLRGMGLDDASILQAVRRALAEG
- a CDS encoding exodeoxyribonuclease III translates to MKIATWNVNSLRARADRVEAFLDRHDVDVLAVQETKCKDENFPWEVFERAGYEVAHYGFSQWNGVAIASRVGLEDVQRGFEGQPHFGKGGKDPHEEARAIGATVGGEAEGVEPVRLWSLYVPNGRALDDEHMDYKLRWLEQLRELTAQRLAERPDTHLALVGDFNVAPQDEDVWDMQFFLDEGLTHVSEPERAAFRAFTEAGLVDVVRPRQPGPGVYTYWDYKGLAFPKKKGMRIDFQLCSPALADAVSDAWIDREERKGKGASDHAPVVVEVG
- the nadE gene encoding ammonia-dependent NAD(+) synthetase encodes the protein MRDLQRTIIDELGVKPSVYAPAEVEERVAFLADYLEATGAAGFVLGISGGVDSTAAGRLAQLAVERVRARSGLTDAVVMGHRGPIDPGHMPRPTRETTPSPSRENPLFTAVRLPYRAQADEADATAAMQFVGADEQLTLNIAEGTDGLAAAFEEATGRQIGDVNKGNVKARLRMTAQYALAGEHGRLVIGTDHAAESVTGFFTKFGDGGADVLPLAGLNKRQVRDVARSLGAPEHLWQKVPTADLLDGQPGRTDEDELGLRYDDIDDYLEGREVPAEVAEKIEAIWLRTRHKRTTPVGPREAWWR